The Thiosulfativibrio zosterae genome has a window encoding:
- a CDS encoding Sec-independent protein translocase subunit TatA, with product MGISIWQLLIILAIVLVLFGAKRLRNVGSDLGNAIKGFKSAVKDEDNKDAAQAASEQKLEQKPGENVFDVKAEEKKPADTTPPKA from the coding sequence ATGGGCATTAGCATTTGGCAATTATTAATTATTTTAGCAATCGTTTTGGTTTTGTTCGGCGCCAAGCGTCTTCGCAATGTTGGTAGCGACCTTGGAAACGCCATTAAAGGCTTCAAAAGCGCTGTTAAAGACGAAGACAATAAAGATGCAGCACAAGCCGCTAGTGAGCAAAAGCTTGAACAAAAGCCAGGCGAAAATGTGTTTGATGTAAAAGCAGAAGAAAAAAAGCCTGCTGACACCACGCCACCCAAAGCCTAA
- a CDS encoding histidine triad nucleotide-binding protein: MSTLYEPTIFSKIIDREIPADIIYEDEKCIVIKDINPKARIHLLVIPKKAIPTLFNLKPEDKDLMGHMMLLLPQLAESQGLKGFRTQINTGEAGGQEVFHIHIHLLGN; encoded by the coding sequence ATGAGCACTTTGTACGAACCGACTATTTTTTCTAAAATCATCGACCGTGAAATTCCGGCCGATATTATTTATGAAGATGAAAAATGCATCGTCATCAAAGACATCAACCCCAAAGCCCGAATCCACCTATTAGTGATTCCTAAAAAGGCCATTCCAACTTTATTTAATCTTAAACCAGAAGATAAAGATTTGATGGGACACATGATGTTATTACTGCCCCAGTTAGCGGAATCGCAAGGATTAAAAGGCTTTAGAACGCAAATCAATACCGGCGAAGCCGGTGGCCAAGAAGTGTTCCATATCCATATTCACTTATTAGGTAATTAA
- a CDS encoding phosphoribosyl-ATP diphosphatase, whose translation MNDILQQLDGILESRKSQSAEESYVASLYAKGLDKILKKVGEEATETIMAAKDVAHNGDKNHLVYEVADLWFHTLVLLAHQNLSSQDITQELQRRFGLSGHEEKANRSN comes from the coding sequence ATGAACGATATCTTGCAACAATTAGATGGTATTTTAGAATCCCGTAAAAGCCAATCCGCTGAAGAATCCTATGTCGCCAGTTTATACGCCAAAGGATTGGATAAAATTTTGAAAAAAGTTGGCGAAGAAGCCACCGAAACCATTATGGCCGCCAAGGATGTAGCGCATAATGGTGATAAAAATCACCTGGTTTATGAAGTCGCAGACCTATGGTTTCACACCCTAGTCCTGTTGGCTCATCAAAACCTTTCTAGTCAAGACATCACCCAAGAATTACAACGCCGCTTTGGCCTCTCAGGGCATGAAGAAAAAGCTAACCGTTCCAACTAA
- the hisF gene encoding imidazole glycerol phosphate synthase subunit HisF: MSLAKRIIPCLDVDNGRVVKGVQFVDIRDAGDPVEVAKRYDLQGADEITFLDIKATADNRDTLVHVVEQVASQVFIPLTVGGGIRCVEDIRKMLNAGADKVSINSAAIFNPGFVKEASDTFGSQCIVVAIDAKKVSLPGDSDKWEIFTHGGRNPTGIDAIEWAKEMEHLGAGELLVTSMDRDGTKIGFDLELTRGIADAVKIPVIASGGVGELSHLAAGITEGHAEAVLAASIFHFGQHTVEEAKLAMQQQGIEVRL, translated from the coding sequence ATGAGCTTAGCCAAAAGAATTATTCCCTGTTTAGATGTTGACAATGGTCGCGTAGTCAAAGGCGTGCAATTTGTTGATATTCGTGATGCTGGCGACCCAGTCGAAGTGGCCAAACGCTACGATTTACAAGGGGCAGACGAAATCACTTTTTTAGACATTAAAGCCACTGCAGACAATCGTGACACTTTAGTGCATGTTGTCGAACAAGTTGCCAGCCAAGTGTTTATTCCACTGACGGTTGGCGGGGGGATTCGCTGCGTTGAAGACATTCGCAAAATGCTCAACGCCGGTGCAGACAAGGTTTCTATTAACTCTGCGGCCATTTTTAACCCAGGATTTGTTAAAGAAGCCAGTGACACCTTTGGCTCACAATGTATTGTGGTGGCGATTGATGCCAAAAAAGTATCTTTACCCGGTGATTCCGACAAATGGGAAATTTTTACCCACGGTGGCCGCAACCCTACTGGCATTGATGCCATAGAATGGGCTAAAGAAATGGAGCATTTGGGTGCTGGCGAATTATTAGTGACCAGTATGGATCGCGATGGCACTAAAATTGGCTTTGATTTAGAACTCACTCGCGGCATCGCTGATGCCGTTAAAATTCCCGTCATCGCCTCGGGGGGTGTCGGCGAATTGAGTCATCTGGCTGCGGGCATTACCGAAGGTCATGCCGAAGCCGTTTTAGCGGCCAGTATCTTTCATTTTGGACAACATACCGTTGAAGAGGCCAAACTCGCCATGCAACAACAAGGCATAGAGGTACGACTATGA
- the hisA gene encoding 1-(5-phosphoribosyl)-5-[(5-phosphoribosylamino)methylideneamino]imidazole-4-carboxamide isomerase, giving the protein MLLIPAIDLKDGECVRLRQGLMEDATVFSGDIVAMAERWVSQGARRLHMVDLNGAFEGKPVNGQAVYQVREAFPDLPIQIGGGIRDLETIEAYLKAGVSYCIIGTKAVHNPEFVAEACKQFPGHIMVGLDAKEGMVAINGWAEVTDHHVIDLGKQFENDGVEAIIYTDIGRDGMMQGVNIEATQALAKALSIPIIASGGITNLDDIKALATIEKDGVSGAITGRAIYEGTLNFKEGQALSDQLSSQN; this is encoded by the coding sequence ATGCTATTAATACCTGCAATTGACTTAAAAGATGGCGAATGTGTTCGACTCAGACAAGGCCTAATGGAAGATGCCACTGTATTTTCTGGCGACATCGTTGCTATGGCTGAGCGCTGGGTTTCTCAAGGTGCGCGTCGTCTACACATGGTTGATCTCAACGGCGCTTTTGAAGGCAAGCCTGTTAATGGGCAAGCCGTTTATCAAGTGCGCGAAGCCTTCCCAGACCTGCCCATTCAAATTGGGGGTGGAATCCGCGATTTAGAAACGATTGAAGCCTACTTAAAAGCCGGTGTCAGCTATTGTATTATCGGAACAAAAGCGGTTCACAACCCAGAGTTTGTTGCCGAAGCCTGCAAACAATTCCCAGGACACATTATGGTAGGGCTTGATGCCAAAGAAGGCATGGTTGCCATTAATGGCTGGGCAGAAGTGACTGACCATCATGTAATTGACCTTGGTAAACAATTCGAAAATGACGGCGTCGAAGCCATCATTTATACCGACATAGGTCGAGATGGTATGATGCAAGGCGTTAATATTGAAGCCACTCAAGCGCTCGCCAAAGCGCTAAGCATTCCGATTATTGCATCCGGTGGCATTACCAACCTTGATGATATAAAGGCCCTAGCCACGATTGAAAAAGATGGTGTGAGTGGTGCGATTACGGGTCGCGCCATATACGAAGGCACTTTGAACTTCAAAGAAGGTCAGGCATTATCTGACCAATTATCCAGCCAAAACTGA
- the hisH gene encoding imidazole glycerol phosphate synthase subunit HisH, producing the protein MANQKLVAVIDYGMGNLRSVSKAAEHVATDSTRIVVTSDAQVVKDADAIIFPGQGAAKACMQALADTNMTHTLIEAAAQKPFLGICMGLQVLMTHSDENNGVTCLDIIPGTVKKFELDNYPELKLPHMGWNQIHQTLDHPLWHNIEQDNRFYFVHSYHVAPQDQNLIAGTCQHGTPFVACLSKDQLFAIQAHPEKSAQAGIQLFKNFLSWNGQR; encoded by the coding sequence ATGGCCAATCAAAAACTGGTTGCCGTCATCGACTATGGCATGGGGAATTTACGCTCAGTTTCCAAAGCAGCCGAACATGTTGCCACAGACTCAACTCGCATTGTTGTCACCAGTGATGCACAGGTGGTTAAAGATGCTGATGCGATCATTTTTCCTGGCCAAGGAGCCGCAAAAGCCTGCATGCAAGCACTTGCAGACACCAACATGACCCATACACTGATTGAAGCCGCTGCTCAAAAACCTTTTCTAGGTATATGCATGGGCTTGCAGGTATTAATGACGCACAGCGATGAAAATAATGGCGTGACTTGTTTAGATATCATTCCTGGAACGGTCAAAAAATTCGAACTAGATAACTACCCAGAACTTAAATTGCCGCACATGGGCTGGAACCAAATTCATCAAACCCTTGACCATCCGCTTTGGCACAACATTGAACAAGACAATCGTTTTTATTTTGTACACAGTTACCATGTTGCCCCACAAGATCAAAATCTTATCGCCGGAACTTGCCAACATGGAACGCCCTTTGTGGCCTGCCTTTCCAAAGACCAACTGTTTGCCATTCAAGCACATCCAGAAAAAAGTGCGCAAGCCGGCATTCAACTTTTTAAAAACTTTCTCAGCTGGAATGGCCAGCGTTAA
- the hisB gene encoding imidazoleglycerol-phosphate dehydratase HisB yields MRQASVNRDTLETQIQVTVNLDGTGKTDFNTGVPFLEHMLDQIARHGLIDLSIHANGDNHIDDHHTVEDIGITLGQAIAKAVGDKRGIKRYGHAYVPLDEALSRVVIDLSGRPGLDFNAKFTRAAIGRFDTELVFEFFQGFVNHSQATLHIDNLKGHNSHHQVETIFKAFGRALRMALETDERMAGQLPSTKGAL; encoded by the coding sequence ATGCGCCAAGCTTCCGTCAATCGTGACACCCTAGAAACGCAAATCCAAGTTACCGTCAATCTTGATGGCACAGGTAAAACTGACTTCAATACAGGCGTTCCTTTCCTGGAACACATGCTTGACCAGATTGCTCGTCACGGACTGATTGACTTAAGCATTCACGCCAATGGTGACAACCATATTGACGACCACCATACTGTTGAAGATATAGGTATTACGCTCGGTCAAGCCATTGCCAAAGCCGTTGGCGACAAACGCGGCATTAAACGCTATGGTCACGCCTATGTTCCGCTTGACGAAGCACTTTCACGCGTTGTGATTGATTTGTCTGGACGCCCAGGATTAGACTTTAATGCAAAATTTACCCGCGCTGCGATTGGTCGCTTTGACACCGAATTGGTTTTTGAGTTCTTCCAAGGTTTTGTCAACCACAGCCAAGCAACTCTGCACATTGACAATCTTAAGGGCCACAACTCACACCATCAGGTCGAAACCATTTTTAAAGCCTTCGGTCGCGCATTGCGCATGGCTTTAGAAACGGATGAGCGTATGGCTGGCCAATTGCCCTCAACCAAAGGGGCCTTGTAA
- the ccoN gene encoding cytochrome-c oxidase, cbb3-type subunit I, translating into MDTTAKPQYDNGVVQYLSVGAIVFLVLGTLMGTYAAAELAWPVLNFDIAEITFARLRVIHTNTVIYAFGGMTLMATAFYTVQRTNGVKLWCNKMAWLTAILFTIGLLGVVITLALGMTTGKEYHEQEWPLAIAIAVVWTLYTMNFVMTIASRDKEKYPNVYVSNWFFMGMMIAITYLYVVNGLALPVSLFRSYSMFAGVQDAMIQWWWGHNAVGFFLTAGFLAIMYYFVPKQAQRPIYSYRLSVIHFWALMFGYVWLGAHHLQYTALPDWTGSLGAVISLAMIIPSWGGALNGMLTLSGAWDRLRTDYILRFLIISLAFYAMSTFEGPVMAAKTVNALSHYTDWTVGHVHSGALGWVAMVSIGALYHMVMKLWNTEMYSMKLINFHFWLATIGTLFYIVAMWVSGIMQGLMWRAYDEYGTLAYTFAESVSAMHPYYALRTLGGFLFFSGAVIMLYNVVMTIRTANAKQTAGVSVAHA; encoded by the coding sequence ATGGATACTACAGCAAAACCACAATATGATAATGGCGTCGTCCAATATCTATCGGTCGGTGCTATTGTGTTTTTGGTATTGGGTACTTTAATGGGTACCTATGCCGCGGCAGAATTAGCTTGGCCAGTATTGAACTTTGATATTGCTGAAATCACGTTTGCACGCTTGCGTGTAATTCATACTAACACCGTAATTTACGCGTTTGGTGGTATGACATTGATGGCAACAGCTTTCTACACAGTTCAAAGAACCAACGGTGTAAAACTTTGGTGTAATAAGATGGCATGGTTAACCGCCATTCTTTTCACAATCGGTTTACTAGGCGTTGTTATTACTCTAGCTTTAGGGATGACAACTGGTAAAGAATACCACGAACAAGAATGGCCGTTAGCTATCGCTATCGCTGTTGTTTGGACGCTTTACACCATGAACTTCGTTATGACGATTGCTTCGCGTGATAAAGAAAAATATCCAAACGTTTATGTTTCTAACTGGTTCTTCATGGGTATGATGATTGCCATCACTTACCTCTATGTTGTAAACGGTTTAGCATTACCTGTTTCTTTATTCCGTTCATACTCTATGTTTGCCGGTGTACAAGATGCCATGATTCAGTGGTGGTGGGGACATAACGCAGTAGGTTTCTTCTTGACTGCAGGTTTCTTAGCAATCATGTACTACTTCGTGCCTAAGCAAGCTCAACGTCCTATCTACTCTTACCGTCTATCGGTTATCCACTTTTGGGCATTAATGTTCGGTTATGTATGGTTAGGTGCTCACCACCTTCAATACACAGCTTTGCCAGATTGGACAGGATCTTTAGGTGCTGTAATTTCTCTAGCGATGATCATTCCTTCATGGGGTGGTGCGTTAAACGGGATGTTAACGCTTTCAGGTGCTTGGGATAGATTGCGTACTGACTATATTTTACGTTTCTTAATTATCTCTTTAGCTTTCTATGCAATGTCAACTTTTGAAGGCCCAGTAATGGCTGCCAAAACTGTTAACGCACTATCTCATTACACAGACTGGACAGTTGGTCACGTTCACTCAGGTGCTCTAGGATGGGTTGCAATGGTTTCAATCGGTGCTTTGTATCACATGGTTATGAAACTATGGAACACTGAAATGTATTCAATGAAGTTAATTAACTTCCATTTCTGGTTGGCAACAATCGGTACATTGTTCTATATCGTTGCTATGTGGGTTTCTGGAATCATGCAGGGTCTAATGTGGCGTGCTTACGATGAGTACGGTACTTTGGCTTACACATTTGCTGAATCAGTTTCTGCCATGCATCCTTACTATGCGTTGCGTACTTTGGGTGGATTCTTGTTCTTCTCAGGTGCGGTTATCATGCTTTATAACGTAGTGATGACAATTCGTACTGCAAATGCAAAACAAACTGCTGGTGTTTCAGTAGCACACGCTTAA
- the ccoO gene encoding cytochrome-c oxidase, cbb3-type subunit II, with translation MSDHKDGKLNVIDWLEKNVFAFFMVTALTVSIAGIVEIVPLFFLKEANDFTEKTDKYGNAKNEKFPELIWERTFTQDADGKLVSEKALYKQDKNGKWVIGDWKAGDGVRPYTPLELAGRDIYLREGCYICHSQMIRPFRDERERYGHFSLATESMYDHPMQWGSKRTGPDMARLGGKYSNEWHVMHLTRPQDMVPESVMPAYPWLNENSIEKDFFGTERNMSTRLSVMRTLGVPYTDEEIANANEAVKGYTEMDALVAYLQVLGTMVKLDDSKAYRE, from the coding sequence ATGTCAGATCATAAAGACGGAAAATTAAATGTAATTGATTGGCTGGAAAAAAACGTATTTGCCTTTTTCATGGTAACTGCGTTAACAGTCTCAATTGCAGGTATTGTTGAAATTGTACCGTTGTTCTTCCTTAAAGAAGCAAACGACTTTACAGAAAAAACAGATAAATATGGTAACGCCAAAAACGAAAAATTCCCTGAGTTAATCTGGGAGCGTACATTTACACAAGATGCTGATGGCAAATTGGTTTCTGAGAAAGCTTTATACAAGCAAGATAAGAACGGTAAATGGGTGATTGGTGATTGGAAAGCGGGTGATGGTGTTCGTCCTTACACGCCTCTTGAATTAGCGGGTCGTGATATTTATTTGCGTGAAGGTTGTTATATTTGCCACTCGCAAATGATTCGTCCTTTCCGTGATGAGCGTGAGCGTTATGGTCATTTCTCTCTAGCAACTGAATCTATGTATGATCACCCAATGCAATGGGGCTCAAAACGTACTGGTCCAGATATGGCTCGTTTGGGTGGTAAATACTCAAATGAATGGCATGTTATGCACTTAACACGCCCTCAAGACATGGTTCCTGAGTCTGTTATGCCAGCATACCCTTGGTTGAATGAAAACAGCATCGAAAAAGATTTCTTCGGTACTGAGCGTAATATGTCAACGCGTTTGTCTGTTATGCGTACCCTAGGTGTTCCATATACCGATGAAGAAATTGCCAATGCCAATGAAGCGGTCAAAGGTTATACAGAGATGGATGCTCTTGTAGCTTACCTTCAGGTACTAGGCACAATGGTTAAACTAGACGATAGCAAGGCTTACCGTGAGTAA
- the ccoP gene encoding cytochrome-c oxidase, cbb3-type subunit III, protein MAHHNPWPDEGNTGHIWDEDLRELDNPAPLWWMLSFYAGFVMIVFYAIYYPTIPLADSYTKGVAGWTQVGEYHEDFKVLKDWRQAKFADKEEKLAALSVDEILKDDDLKAYAVATSKVLFGDYCAGCHGAGGQGNPNFPVLADDDWLWGGKPAQIQAALVNGRVGNMPAKGMMGNLNDQEIEQVADYVIALSEGKADDAAYAAGKAVYAKGMCLACHGPVGKPLAPAGAANLTDGIWRFSGDRDDVVAVIKYGVNVKKAGELIPGTKQAYMPSFKERLPNADVNIKRLTVYVHALGGGQ, encoded by the coding sequence ATGGCGCATCATAATCCATGGCCAGATGAAGGGAATACTGGACATATTTGGGATGAAGATTTAAGAGAGTTAGATAACCCAGCACCTTTATGGTGGATGTTGTCTTTCTATGCTGGTTTCGTGATGATTGTATTTTATGCAATCTACTACCCAACTATTCCATTAGCAGATTCTTACACTAAGGGTGTTGCGGGATGGACTCAGGTTGGTGAATACCATGAAGACTTCAAAGTTCTAAAAGATTGGAGACAGGCTAAGTTTGCTGATAAAGAAGAAAAGTTAGCAGCGCTTTCTGTTGATGAAATTTTAAAAGATGATGACCTAAAAGCCTATGCAGTTGCGACATCAAAGGTATTGTTTGGTGATTACTGTGCGGGTTGTCACGGTGCTGGTGGTCAAGGTAATCCTAACTTCCCAGTATTAGCTGATGATGATTGGTTGTGGGGTGGTAAGCCTGCACAAATTCAAGCAGCTTTAGTGAACGGTCGTGTTGGTAATATGCCAGCGAAAGGCATGATGGGTAACTTGAATGATCAAGAAATTGAACAAGTTGCTGATTATGTGATTGCCTTGTCAGAAGGTAAAGCAGACGATGCCGCATATGCAGCTGGTAAAGCAGTTTATGCAAAAGGTATGTGTTTAGCATGTCATGGTCCAGTGGGTAAACCTTTGGCTCCAGCAGGTGCTGCAAACCTTACTGATGGTATTTGGCGTTTCTCTGGTGATCGTGATGATGTTGTTGCGGTTATCAAATATGGTGTGAATGTTAAAAAAGCTGGAGAACTTATTCCAGGTACAAAACAAGCTTACATGCCATCTTTCAAAGAGCGTCTACCTAATGCAGATGTAAACATCAAACGCTTAACCGTTTATGTTCACGCTTTAGGTGGTGGTCAATAA
- the ccoG gene encoding cytochrome c oxidase accessory protein CcoG, whose amino-acid sequence MSDENKKSGYKDNGQTGSLLDGVDTANKNLQNIGVELLTVHTEGTVHAKRMPGAFRTAKWVIASFWISLFVFPYLQWNGQQALLFDLAERQFHIFGLTILPQDIWVLAIGLLFGGLLLAASTAVAGRVWCGYFCFQTVWTDVFTWIEEKIEGQPNKRVKLDKEPISFAKLKLKIPKWIAWSAIGFLTAFSFVAYFDPAIDLWVRLFSLEWTSTETTAILSLTVATTFFAGFLREQTCIGFCPYARIQGAMIDSETIVPTYDQDRGEPRGRIKRVKPGEEAPVLGDCIDCNLCVAVCPTGVDIRKGQQFGCITCGLCIDACDSVMEKIDKPKGLIRYASLAEFMGKPTVPFLKRPRVLVYTGIMTVAAAVLVWGLATMSPIDVKVLHERAPLFVQMSTGEIQNKYVVKIVNKSAVPMTVNIVVDGVDNLVYIADQNISVPPGDVASSVLLVRLQKKELTDANTPINIHIQDSENPAIKSTYTSMFIAPKPR is encoded by the coding sequence ATGTCTGATGAAAATAAAAAGTCCGGTTATAAAGATAACGGCCAAACCGGTTCATTGCTAGATGGGGTGGATACCGCTAATAAAAATCTCCAAAATATTGGTGTTGAGTTATTAACAGTCCATACAGAAGGAACTGTTCACGCCAAGCGAATGCCAGGAGCCTTTAGAACCGCTAAATGGGTTATTGCGTCTTTTTGGATTTCTCTTTTTGTGTTCCCTTATCTGCAATGGAATGGTCAGCAAGCGTTATTGTTTGATTTGGCTGAAAGACAATTTCACATCTTTGGTTTAACCATTCTGCCGCAAGACATTTGGGTGCTGGCGATTGGTTTATTGTTTGGTGGATTATTATTAGCCGCCTCTACAGCGGTTGCTGGTCGTGTTTGGTGTGGATACTTCTGTTTCCAAACAGTATGGACCGATGTGTTTACTTGGATTGAAGAAAAAATTGAAGGTCAACCTAACAAACGCGTCAAATTGGATAAAGAGCCAATTAGTTTTGCTAAGTTAAAATTAAAAATTCCAAAATGGATTGCTTGGTCTGCCATAGGTTTTTTAACGGCTTTCAGTTTTGTGGCTTATTTCGACCCAGCCATTGATTTATGGGTTCGTCTATTCTCATTGGAGTGGACATCGACCGAAACCACTGCAATTTTAAGTTTAACCGTAGCAACGACTTTCTTTGCTGGTTTCTTGAGAGAGCAAACCTGTATCGGTTTCTGCCCTTATGCCCGTATTCAAGGTGCAATGATTGACTCAGAAACCATCGTTCCCACTTATGATCAAGACCGTGGTGAACCTCGTGGCCGTATCAAACGCGTAAAACCTGGTGAAGAAGCCCCTGTATTGGGTGATTGTATTGACTGTAACTTGTGTGTGGCTGTTTGTCCGACAGGGGTTGATATTCGTAAAGGTCAACAGTTTGGTTGTATCACTTGTGGTTTATGTATTGATGCCTGTGACTCTGTAATGGAAAAAATTGACAAGCCAAAAGGATTGATTCGTTATGCGTCCTTAGCTGAATTTATGGGTAAGCCAACCGTACCTTTCTTAAAAAGACCGCGTGTATTGGTTTATACCGGGATCATGACTGTTGCGGCTGCTGTGTTGGTATGGGGTCTAGCGACTATGTCGCCCATAGATGTAAAAGTACTGCATGAAAGAGCGCCATTATTTGTTCAGATGTCTACTGGTGAGATTCAAAATAAATATGTGGTTAAAATCGTCAATAAATCTGCGGTGCCTATGACGGTGAATATTGTGGTTGATGGCGTAGATAATTTGGTTTATATCGCTGATCAAAACATTTCAGTACCTCCAGGAGATGTTGCGTCTTCTGTGTTATTGGTGAGATTACAAAAGAAAGAACTGACAGATGCGAATACGCCTATCAATATTCACATTCAAGATTCAGAAAATCCAGCCATTAAATCAACCTATACCAGTATGTTTATCGCACCAAAACCGCGTTAA
- a CDS encoding FixH family protein has product MAEEKIDTRNWSVAWKNPFVIGWFVILTVVLAVNFFMVSMAIVTAPGLTVEDFYAKGKNINEIIAARKHMENLGWEMKVDLPILVQNKEQAVTVTVLDDKKQPLVVDSAEFYYYRPSNKDYDGQVTLVATSQPGVYTANLNLPLMGKYDFIVEIFAKGEKFNIGRSIMVQSANPAAQ; this is encoded by the coding sequence GTGGCAGAAGAAAAAATAGATACTCGTAATTGGAGCGTCGCTTGGAAGAATCCATTTGTCATAGGTTGGTTTGTGATTCTAACCGTGGTATTGGCGGTCAATTTTTTCATGGTGAGCATGGCGATAGTCACGGCTCCCGGTTTAACGGTTGAAGACTTCTATGCCAAGGGCAAAAACATTAACGAAATTATTGCCGCTAGAAAACATATGGAAAATCTTGGCTGGGAAATGAAAGTTGATTTACCCATTCTGGTTCAAAACAAAGAGCAAGCCGTGACAGTTACGGTTCTAGATGACAAAAAACAACCTTTAGTTGTCGATTCAGCAGAGTTTTATTACTACCGTCCATCTAACAAAGACTATGATGGTCAAGTGACCTTAGTAGCAACCTCCCAACCAGGTGTTTACACGGCTAATCTAAATTTGCCTTTAATGGGCAAGTACGATTTTATTGTTGAAATTTTTGCTAAGGGTGAAAAATTTAACATCGGCCGTTCCATCATGGTTCAATCAGCCAATCCTGCTGCGCAATAA